From the Telopea speciosissima isolate NSW1024214 ecotype Mountain lineage chromosome 9, Tspe_v1, whole genome shotgun sequence genome, the window ctcttatcttttgtcttttctttctgattaattaattagtgttaATCCATATGTAATCATGTATATATGAATCCAATTGTCACCAATTTAGAGATGGTTTTAATAATCACTCCTACTACCTCTATGTAGCTGAGCATTCTAAGCTCCATCATTGTGCATTCTATAATGCTCAGTTTGGCAAAGGATGAGAGGCAGAAAGGAATAATGGTTTCTTTTGCAAAATGATTTAATGAACAAATGGCAGTAGGATATAAATTTCTTGTAAATAATAGTTGCTTAACAACTAAAGAATTAGTAAAAATTGATTTTGGGATTTGAAAAATGGCTTTAGCTTTTGAAGTCGAAAACAAAGAATCAATAAGAGGTAAATTTCATTGCTTCGAAGGTTAATCATTTTAAAGTTGGATTAATCCAAAAGGCACCCCAAACgtcatttttcaaaaaatgagTACCCCAAATGTCTTTTCTACAAAGATTGGACACCTcaagtgtaatttacccttaataaaattatatttttttgaagaagTGCTTGTTTGTTTTGGCTGTGTtgattgaagagaaaaatatatgGGGTTGAGGTACCATTATTTTTCGGGAGAGGGTTTTCCAAACAAGCAACATAGAGGAATGCACAAATTGAATTTTACaaagtaaaaaaatataattttgaaaaatctagcCAATGGGAGAGTGCATAGTAGTTGTTAAGAGTAAATTTATTGAAATTGTTTGAAAGTTGAGACATGGCCTAATATAGACCATTCACTCTACCCAATTGTGGAAATAGCCACATTTTCTGTTCATGTGGCACAATGAAtccaaattttgaaccatggccACCATACCCTTTACCACATTTACAACACCATTGTCCATCTTGACACAAAAACTTGAAACTAAATGCCAAGGCCAAAATCTCTTAACAGGAACCGGTAGTAGCTCCACCCAATCCTTTTTGTCGATCCAAACCTCTACAATTTTCCATACCAAAGTACCTATTTGTTTAAGACCTTGGAGGATGCCCTGCACTTCTGATTCCAATTGCTGTCATGCCACCATGTAACCTAATGCTACCAAAATAAAATGACCTTCATTCAAAATACCATAAGTCCATCCTGAAGCGTTCAAGAGAGGATTAGAAACTCCTGCGCAAATTAGGATAGGATACTTCTAagtgggtaaaaaaaaaaatgaacaccTGGGAAGGGGAATATGATTCTCCAAAGCAAACAACAAGGGAGAGCTagacaaagaaaaaggagatgAGTTCATATCAGCTATTCACCGGTTAGCATTCTTAATAACCAATAAAGGATCAGGTTTAATATTATCAGCAACAGTCCTGTTCCTATgggaccatagaaaatagtaaGTATTAATCAACACACAAAAAAACCAATGAATATCAGCTTGACAGACAGAACTAgttgccaaaaaaaaagagatactGAATGCAAGGAAAGAGGAGCTGGATAACAATTTGGTTCTTAAGCCCAATGGACTAAGGAAGGTGGACCACTTTAATAAGCTTATAAAAGTGCGATGGTAAGAATGAGTTCTTCCCTTATTATTGTTAGGGAAAAAGATAATAATGAACATACAAAATGTGTATCCATTCCTATTCCTTCACTCCTTATAAGCCCTGGTACAACCCCTGTAGTTTTGATGCATTTGCCATGTACACAAGCAACAAAACATAAACTAAATTGCAGTATTACAAGCTCCATTGTGAATTAATTCACTAACATGCAAACAGAGACGATTAACAGAGTTCACAAATGGAATTCTGAAATTATCTAGATTTAGTCCCTATTGTGGAGTTGCCTGCAACACAAATCTAGACTTGATCATGTCCAGCAATTCATAAAAAAACTGAAGACCTGAGGGAACCCAACAACTGATATATTATTTGGAAGATGAAGCGTAAGATTGAAATATTATATGTGAACTATACTTCCTTGAGGGATTGCCATATAAAGGCGACTCCATCTCCACCAGCCTATGCCTATTCATTGCTTCACATAGATTACAAGAAGTCGCCACTGTTGCCCTTGCATGGAGTTCCTCGTCTGCACTATTATGAGTTGCCTCCACCTCCTAAATTCTATTAAATGAAAATGGATAGTAGTCCTTTTAGCACTCAACATACACTGATTCTAGAATAAGAAATCCTACTTGGAAATTTGGATTAAGAGTTCATCTGTTTTACATAGTATGTCCTAATGATTTGTAACAAACACATATTTCAATGCAAATTGCAAAGTTTAtagtcaagttttttttttttgaaggacaaaagggaaaaaaataccATTAAGAAAGCCAAAAAGATTATACATTTGGCACACAACAGAGTTTAACTTCCTAAGTCTAGCTCTCCTAGCCAGATCATGCTACCATTACTACAGTTCTATCTTGGTTCAAAATATTTAGACTTTATAGAAGTTAGTGTTTGTAAACCATAAAAAGGTCCCAAGTCTACCCTTTCTTGCTATTGTGTGAGAGCCAGACCACAATTTCTTTACAATCCATCCAAACTTCTACCTCCTCCCATCTCTTGTAGTCCTTGCAGTAGTCCCGTGAATTCCACATATTGTCTGTTCCCTGTAAAGACATGATTCATAAAAAGCCACAAGAAAACAGGAATTAGTTTACAGTCAAGTTAATTCAGTCTTTAGCTACTCTTTTTTTAACTGCTCATACTGACTTATGCAGTGTTTATCTCCTAGATAGAAATGATTTTGATCTGTTTCTTTCAAATCACTAAAGCACGCCAATGTAAGTGCGAAGGAGATAACCAGAAAGAAGCAAGCAAAAACATTAAGAGAAATGCAAAACTAACATCACAATCTGATTATGTTCAATATCAGATTTGTCCATGAGGCAGAAACCTTTTCATTTACATAGAAAAATCTTTCAGTTTTAGATACTATAGACCTAAGCTCAATTTCATCTTCGACTaataacctaaaaaaaaatcaacattccCCACCTGTAAGTCTTTACTCCATTTAACGAGTTCTGATGCACATCCACTCTATCTTCAACATTGAGCATTGCGAGGCTCTCGATATAGGAATAAACTTTAAAGTACTTTGGATGACCAGGAAGATACAGAGCTTTAACATCACCGGTCACTGGGTCAAATAAAGATGGTCCTTTATGTCCCAGTAAAAGTTGACCATTCTTGAAGCCCCACACCACAGTTTTATCTATGTATCCATTAAGATATCCAGGTATGACTGAGTCATTAAAGGAGAGGTGTTTGGTCCAAGTATGCTCCAATCCATCATTCACTCTCACCCATAATTCATGACGTTTCAGGTTAGATACATAACAATATATAGAAAGACGACCTCCCAATGCAGTCAAGTGGGATCTTGTTGTAGCAATGTCAATGGGGGGCATTGGAATATCCTTAAAATTCTCATTTCCAACACTAAATATAACAATGGACTTCAAACCAGTCATAATCCAATGGGGACAACCTTCAAACACCTGCCATGTTTGCCATGTTAACTCACGAGGGAACTGAAATTCTCCAATGCTTCTCCAAGAACTTGTCCCCAATGTGTATACAAAGACTTCTTTTGTATTCTTCACTGCATCATATGAAAATGCCAGAACCTTGAATTTACCAGAAGTATGATCataaccaaaccctaaaacgaTGTAGTGCTTTTTATGGTTATTATGTCCTGGCAATTGCTTGTACTCTCCTGTAGCAGGATTCCACAAATACACAATGTATCTGTCACGTGCCCAATGAGTTAAGCATAACAACCCATTACAAGAACCTAGCAATCGAATTGGGCATGAGGAGGTCGGATTCAGGAAAGGTAAATCGATACGGATTGGGTTGCCAAGTGTGCCAAGATCTGCTTTATATACCTTATAAGCAGTTGCAATGACGATAGTAGTAGAGGCATCATCGTGGATTTCAATCTGTCGATTCAAGTGCATTTTaatgaaattagggttatggaATCGCAAGTAGTCTCTGATTACGCACCTGAATCGCAAGACAGTCTTCACAGGTAGACTCAATAAGATTAAATCTTTGACTTCATCCGGAAGATTGGACAATTCCGTCCAACCagaaatcctcttcatctcttcttctctcttcagttttttctttttttgtttctgtttcttcatcttcttttttgtctttgatTTTCTCCTATCTTGGTTGCGCTGGGAGAGGACCAAGGCGAAAAGATGAAAGCAAGTAAGAGAGGAAAAGTAGCTCTCTGCTCAGATTCCTTCCGCCCAATGCACTATACTAAAACTTCTTGGTGTAATGACGGTAGGGGCATTTTAAACGAGATTGAGCTCCTCTACCGCGCGGGACGATGTCCAGTGCAAATCGTCCGATCCACACGTCATTGCATCGTGATGGGTGGAATGACGTGTGGATCGAAGCCTCCCAGCCATACGATGTGTGCTGGAGAGGAATCGAATCCTTTTAAACAGTCTTGGGCGGGGTTATTTTGCATGTCACTCTGTCTAGGCATAGGGTCAGCGCATATAGCATTCTCTTTCCAGATATAAAATTTAGAATAAACTTCTCTTGAGGTTTGTTGGCCTTTCATGTAAACCCTAAGATTTTTAAAATCTTATTTACACACCCATAATCCTCAGGGTGGTGTTAATAATTAGGTATTAGTTtaacaaaataaatttaatagataattttaccctttttttaataatgaaagATTAAGAATCATAGAAGGAGAGAGGGCATAAGAGATAAATAGAGGAGAGGGCATAATGGGAAAactaaagaataaaataaaggggtTAAGAATCGGGGAAAGAAgactttcttcttcaaccttcactCACGAACAATAATACCCAGCGAAAAGGAGAACAACTCAGATCAGAGACTCTTACAACatttgggtattgaggtataCGTTCAGttttctttccaattttatttgttttagtagGTTAATTCCACTTCAACCGAATTTAAATTGAATTACTAAGACCTTGTATGAACCCAATGAAACTGAATTCAAAAATTGGATAAAACTGAAACTAGTCAGTAGTCACGGACCTAATCAGTTCCGTTTCGGTGTGGAGGATATAAAAATTATTAGATTTCGGTGTGTACATATTGTATCTTTAATTGAACTGAAGTCATTAAAGAGTTTGAGTTCAGGTCTGGGTTTTGGAGACAGAATTGAGTCTTCTTGGTGGTTTTGGAGGAACAGGGTTTGCCTGTTCTTTCTTGAGGTGGGGTTAGGGGTTTGGAATtggaatagagagagagagagagagcaaccgTGTTGGATTTTCTATAATCTGTACTTGCCAGGTTTGGATGTTGGAAGGGGAATTCAGGGGTTCCAATGGTAACCAAGAATGCTCAATGGTTGGCTAGGATCAAGGGTTTTGGATTCTGGATATTGTAAGAGCAAGGATCAGCTGATTGGGATTGTTAGGTTTGGCAAAAGAATTGGGTGTTCAGAAGGGTAGGAATGCTTGTGAACCTCTGCCCTTTATGCATAAGAGGTTACAGGCAACGAGATTTGGCAGGGAATTGCAGGAGCTCAACAATTAGCTGTGTGACATGAGGAGAAGATGAGGTGGGACTATGGGCTGCCTTTGCTCAAAAGGGGCCTCTAGCAATGAACCTGCAGAGGTTCATATAGAGAAAGAATCGAACAAGTCTTCCAATCAGCTGGTTACACCCTCTAAGAGAGAGGAAGTTGCAGTGGAGATTGATGGTATTGGTTATGGAGCTCCTGGTAGAACGGTATCGCATATACCGGTCTTGCTGTTGTTGCTTCTTCCACCTTCAGAGCATGGAAATCGAAGCAAAATGGCGCCTGCAGATCAATCTTCTcctctgttcttgcttcttccgtCAACAGACCAACGGAGAATAGTTGTAATTTGGGATTTTACCCTTAAAGGTATTATGAGAAGTTGACGCTGTGGTAAgagtaattttattattataagagAGTTAATAACAATTTAACTACACGGACCTAACAgagtggactaaattgaaataaagtCACAAAATAAAAAGTGTCTGATATTTTAATAATGTTTGAGGTGTCCATGATATATGATAtacttatagggggtgtcctggagttttctcttttcattaaTATTCTTTGGGTTGCATTGGATTCTATCTTGTGTTCTATCCCAAGTTATTCCTTTAGAGATTTCAGTAGCAATGGAATGTCAATTATTTGGAGGATCGGATGACTATAGGAAAGTTAGCTCTGTAGCTGACCTattagcaaaaaacaaaaaaaggagcgGCTCTGCATGCTTCATATTCTTGGGCTATCTATGCTCTCCTTTTGTGCCGTACAAGATCATCTAGGATGCTCAATATAGACCAGATTTATGGATTAATggatgtatctttttttttgttttaccttGTTTCTAAGGTTTCTATCGATGACAATGTTGAAGGTGgatcttaaaattttttaatacgTTATAAactctatttttgttaaaaCATGACTTATGAACAAAGAAGAACTTAGGGTCAACTTGTCCATTAAATTTCAacctcttaaaaaaaaaaagaaaagaaaagaaaagagagacgTTTGTTTAACATAACTTTAATTTTAAAGTACGAAtacacccccctccccccaagaTGAATGCTCAAGACTCAATTAACACCCTTTTCACTCATTAAGGTCTAGACAGATGAGTAAACCCTATCACTACTCTTACCACTTACAACTCTCTTATCAGTCTCACATTCTCAAATCCATGTAGATGAGGACATAATTATACCCAATACATATACGGCATTGATACGTATCAGTCATAGATACAGTcagaaaatgggtttttttaaagtaaaaaaGTTCTCTTTTGTACTGCAATTGATCTGATATAGACTAATACATTAGCTGTATCCGTATCAATGTCAATATGTATTAGTATGGGCAGCAACTGATTCTGCGCCGATCCCGTGAGTAATGATCACACGGCTTAAAGCCTTACACAATAAcataaacacaaacacaaacactCGCACGCCCACACAACATGGGAGATGACTGAGGGGAGAGACTAGGACAAGACCAAATTGAAGATTGATTTTTAATCAAATGGGAAATGTTGCAATGCAATTTGGATACTCACCTAGATAAAACTTCACTGTTTCCATGTATAGTGCGATGCCTGATGAGCCCAGCTTCAGAGTGATCGAGGAGATCTATATATAGCACTAGCACTAGCACTAGCACTCGCAGAGGAGGAAGGCCGAAACCAAGGTTATCCCTGCGAAGACAAGCATGGCCAGAGGACCTCTACAATCTACCCCAGCTGTTCAATGCTCCACCCCACTGATAGTATTCCTGGGGTGGGTAGGGAGAACCTGAACCATTCTCGCCAAATTGGGGGGGTAGGAATCGAATCATCCAACATGAgttttaatgaggagagagagagtgcgtGTAGGATCCACAATAGAATGTGTACGAATCTCTACACACGGATGAATCGTGGCAAATTCTTTTCCGGTTAATGAAATGTTGGAAGCCGCTTAAGAGCCTTTTTTTATACCAAGTATGTCACGTCCATTATGGAATTTGATTCGTGGAGTGCCTACTAAGCAATTATCTAGTATTCCTTTCTTGGATAGCTCTTTGCTTCCACCCTTCAAAAtcctatagagagagagagagagagagagagagaggctggaAGGACTAATAAATAGGAGGAAAGACGATCATTCATGATCATcttagagggaagaagaagaagaagaagaagaagaagatggctgAGGTTGATGTAGTGTATATCCTTCAAAAGCTGGTTAACTTGCTCCGCGAAGAAGAACACCTCTTCCGTGGGTTGCGAGATCATGTGAAGATCATCTTCAAACAAATGCAACGGCTGATGA encodes:
- the LOC122640192 gene encoding F-box/kelch-repeat protein At3g23880-like; translated protein: MKRISGWTELSNLPDEVKDLILLSLPVKTVLRFRCVIRDYLRFHNPNFIKMHLNRQIEIHDDASTTIVIATAYKVYKADLGTLGNPIRIDLPFLNPTSSCPIRLLGSCNGLLCLTHWARDRYIVYLWNPATGEYKQLPGHNNHKKHYIVLGFGYDHTSGKFKVLAFSYDAVKNTKEVFVYTLGTSSWRSIGEFQFPRELTWQTWQVFEGCPHWIMTGLKSIVIFSVGNENFKDIPMPPIDIATTRSHLTALGGRLSIYCYVSNLKRHELWVRVNDGLEHTWTKHLSFNDSVIPGYLNGYIDKTVVWGFKNGQLLLGHKGPSLFDPVTGDVKALYLPGHPKYFKVYSYIESLAMLNVEDRVDVHQNSLNGVKTYREQTICGIHGTTARTTRDGRRNRTVADNIKPDPLLVIKNANR